Proteins encoded together in one Halalkaliarchaeum sp. AArc-CO window:
- the thsA gene encoding thermosome subunit alpha gives MIVLSEESQRTSGKDAQTMNITAGKAVAESVRTTLGPKGMDKMLVDSTGSVVVTNDGVTILKEMDIDHPAANMIVEVAETQEDEVGDGTTSAVVVAGELLDQAEELLDQDIHATTLAQGYRQAAEKAKELLEEQAIDVSEDDREVLTQLAATAMTGKGAESARDLLAELVVDAVTAVADDDGVDTDNVSVEKVVGGSIDNSELVEGVIVDKERVDENMPYAVEDANVALFDGAIEVKETEIDAEVNVTDPDQLQKFLDQEEEQLREYVDKLVDVGADVVFVGDGIDDMAQHYLAQEGILAVRRVKSDDFRRLARATGGQVVSNLDDLSEEDLGFAGSVAQKDVGGDERIFVEDVEEARSVTLILRGGTEHVVDEVERAIIDSLGVVRTTLEDGQVLPGGGAPETQLALDLRDFADSVGGREQLAVEAFADALEVIPRTLAENAGLDPIDSLVDLRARHDGGERAAGLDAYTGGVIDMQEEGVVEPLRVKTQAIESATEAAVMILRIDDVIAAGDLRASGDDGGDDDMPAGGAGGMGGMGGMGGMGGAM, from the coding sequence ATGATCGTACTTTCCGAGGAGAGCCAGCGGACGTCCGGCAAGGACGCCCAGACGATGAACATCACGGCCGGCAAGGCCGTCGCCGAGTCGGTTCGAACGACCCTCGGCCCGAAAGGGATGGACAAGATGCTCGTCGACTCGACGGGCAGCGTCGTCGTCACGAACGACGGCGTCACCATCCTCAAGGAGATGGACATCGACCACCCGGCGGCGAACATGATCGTCGAGGTCGCCGAGACCCAGGAGGACGAGGTCGGCGACGGGACGACCTCGGCGGTCGTGGTCGCGGGTGAACTCCTCGATCAGGCCGAGGAGCTGCTCGACCAGGACATCCACGCGACGACGCTCGCTCAGGGGTACCGCCAGGCCGCAGAGAAGGCCAAAGAACTGCTCGAAGAGCAGGCCATCGACGTCAGCGAGGACGACCGCGAGGTGCTCACCCAGCTCGCCGCCACGGCGATGACGGGCAAAGGCGCCGAGTCGGCCCGCGACCTGCTGGCCGAACTCGTCGTCGACGCCGTCACCGCGGTCGCCGACGACGACGGGGTCGACACCGACAACGTCTCCGTCGAGAAGGTCGTCGGCGGCTCCATCGACAACTCCGAACTCGTCGAGGGCGTCATCGTCGACAAGGAGCGCGTCGACGAGAACATGCCCTACGCGGTCGAGGACGCGAACGTCGCGCTGTTCGACGGTGCAATCGAGGTCAAGGAGACCGAAATCGACGCCGAAGTCAACGTCACCGACCCCGACCAGCTCCAGAAGTTCCTCGACCAGGAGGAAGAGCAGCTCCGCGAGTACGTCGACAAGCTGGTCGACGTCGGCGCCGACGTCGTCTTCGTCGGCGACGGAATCGACGACATGGCCCAGCACTACCTCGCCCAGGAGGGCATCCTGGCGGTCCGCCGGGTCAAAAGTGACGACTTCCGCCGGCTGGCCCGCGCGACGGGCGGTCAGGTCGTCTCCAACCTCGATGACCTCTCCGAGGAGGACCTCGGCTTCGCCGGCTCCGTCGCCCAGAAGGACGTCGGCGGCGACGAGCGCATCTTCGTCGAGGACGTCGAGGAGGCTCGCTCGGTTACGCTGATCCTCCGGGGCGGCACCGAACACGTCGTCGACGAAGTCGAGCGTGCGATTATCGACAGCCTCGGCGTGGTCCGCACGACTCTCGAGGACGGACAGGTGCTGCCCGGCGGCGGCGCACCCGAGACACAGCTGGCGCTGGACCTGCGTGACTTCGCCGACTCCGTCGGCGGCCGCGAGCAGCTCGCCGTCGAGGCGTTCGCCGACGCGCTGGAGGTCATCCCGCGCACGCTCGCCGAGAACGCCGGCCTCGACCCGATCGACTCGCTGGTCGACCTGCGCGCCCGCCACGACGGCGGCGAACGCGCGGCCGGGCTGGACGCCTACACCGGCGGCGTCATCGACATGCAGGAGGAGGGCGTCGTCGAACCCCTCCGCGTGAAGACTCAGGCGATCGAATCCGCCACCGAGGCGGCCGTGATGATCCTCCGGATCGACGACGTCATCGCTGCGGGCGACCTCCGCGCCTCCGGCGACGACGGCGGCGACGACGATATGCCCGCCGGCGGTGCCGGCGGTATGGGCGGTATGGGCGGTATGGGCGGCATGGGCGGCGCAATGTGA
- a CDS encoding alpha/beta hydrolase: MAEHGTYLVGDRVFPYYRFGSGDVPLVVLPGISDALRPAGTSTVTGALLQYGMFRAYREYDVWIVSRPRDLPGEATTQSMADDYAALLDRIGEAHVLGLSMGGLIAQHLAAEHPEQVRRLVLGAAGARVGPEGRETLDRWAAWGGKHRFRDVYLDAVEVSYTGYRKLLYPPIVRVASRLLREPAAPDDFVVSCAACRDHDGREALSKIEASTLVVGGSHDHFFPESTLRETAAGIDGAKLALLGGTGHAAYEERRGDWDATVTAFLTDEL, from the coding sequence ATGGCCGAACACGGCACCTACCTCGTCGGCGATCGCGTGTTCCCGTACTACCGGTTCGGGAGCGGCGACGTTCCGCTCGTCGTGCTTCCGGGGATAAGCGACGCGCTCCGACCGGCTGGCACGTCCACAGTCACCGGCGCGTTGCTCCAGTACGGCATGTTCAGAGCGTACCGCGAGTACGACGTGTGGATCGTCAGTCGACCTCGAGATCTCCCCGGGGAAGCGACGACTCAGTCGATGGCCGACGACTACGCCGCGCTGTTAGATCGGATCGGCGAGGCCCACGTGCTCGGGCTCTCGATGGGCGGACTGATCGCCCAGCATCTCGCGGCGGAGCACCCCGAACAGGTCCGACGGCTGGTGTTGGGGGCCGCGGGCGCCCGTGTCGGTCCAGAGGGGCGGGAGACGCTCGACCGCTGGGCGGCGTGGGGCGGAAAACACCGGTTCCGGGACGTGTACCTCGACGCCGTCGAGGTGTCGTACACTGGGTACCGAAAGCTGCTGTACCCGCCGATCGTGCGAGTGGCGTCCCGGCTGTTGCGCGAGCCCGCGGCGCCGGACGACTTCGTCGTTTCGTGTGCGGCGTGTCGCGACCACGACGGGCGCGAGGCGCTGTCGAAGATCGAGGCGTCGACGCTGGTCGTCGGTGGGAGTCACGACCACTTCTTCCCGGAGTCGACCCTGCGGGAGACTGCCGCCGGGATCGACGGCGCGAAGCTGGCGCTTTTGGGCGGCACCGGCCATGCCGCCTACGAGGAGCGACGCGGCGACTGGGACGCGACCGTCACGGCGTTCCTCACTGACGAGCTGTGA
- a CDS encoding DNA topoisomerase IV subunit A — translation MSTQDSQADAREELIALAAEFYDQFAEGQIPEMTLPTRTKSNIEYDEEKGVWVYGDRTSTRSANSVRGARKLLKAAYTIEFLANQLEEGRSSTLRELYYLSESWDNEEAQFSSQDESNQLVEDLEIVSEVTREDFHMRPEESGATLMGPLELREQTRRGEREIHCQKDVGEGGYQIPNNPDTIEFLDHDVDFMLAVETGGMRDRLVENGFDEEYNCLVVHLKGQPARATRRIIKRLHDEQGIPALVFTDGDPWSYRIYGSVAYGSIKSAHLSEYLATPEAEYVGIRPEDIVEYDLPTDPLSDSDENALESELEDPRFQTDFWEEQIQLQLDIDKKAEQQALASRGLDFVTDTYLPERLDEMGVL, via the coding sequence ATGAGCACACAGGATTCACAAGCGGACGCACGCGAGGAACTCATCGCCCTCGCCGCGGAGTTTTACGACCAGTTCGCCGAGGGGCAGATCCCCGAGATGACACTGCCCACTCGGACGAAAAGCAACATCGAGTACGACGAGGAGAAGGGCGTGTGGGTGTACGGCGACCGAACGTCGACTCGATCGGCGAATTCGGTTCGCGGGGCCCGGAAGCTGCTGAAGGCGGCCTACACGATCGAGTTCCTCGCAAACCAGCTCGAAGAGGGGCGTTCCTCGACCCTGCGTGAGCTGTACTACCTCTCGGAATCGTGGGACAACGAGGAGGCGCAGTTCTCGAGTCAAGACGAGTCGAACCAGCTCGTCGAGGACCTCGAAATCGTCTCGGAAGTGACCCGCGAGGACTTCCACATGCGCCCGGAGGAGTCGGGCGCGACGCTGATGGGTCCCCTCGAACTCCGCGAGCAGACCCGGCGCGGGGAGCGGGAGATCCACTGCCAGAAGGACGTCGGCGAGGGGGGCTACCAGATCCCGAACAATCCGGACACGATCGAATTCCTCGATCACGACGTCGACTTCATGCTGGCCGTCGAGACGGGCGGGATGCGCGACCGGCTGGTCGAGAACGGCTTCGACGAGGAGTACAACTGTCTGGTCGTCCACCTCAAGGGACAGCCGGCGCGGGCGACCCGTCGAATCATCAAGCGGCTCCACGACGAGCAGGGGATCCCGGCGCTGGTGTTTACCGACGGCGACCCGTGGTCCTACCGGATCTACGGCTCGGTGGCGTACGGCTCGATCAAGTCGGCACACCTCTCGGAGTATTTGGCGACCCCGGAGGCCGAGTACGTCGGCATCCGGCCGGAAGACATCGTCGAGTACGATCTTCCCACGGACCCTCTTTCTGACTCGGACGAAAACGCCCTGGAGTCGGAGCTGGAAGATCCGCGGTTCCAGACCGACTTCTGGGAGGAACAGATACAGCTCCAGCTCGACATCGACAAGAAGGCCGAACAGCAGGCGCTTGCCTCCCGCGGACTCGACTTCGTTACCGACACGTATCTGCCCGAGCGGCTCGACGAGATGGGCGTCTTGTAG
- a CDS encoding CDGSH iron-sulfur domain-containing protein, giving the protein MAREVTHTETGPQRLDEDDMGDDGAIFVCRCGLSANKPFCDGSHNATRDEEEGAVYKYENDDSDGPRREIEEIVFRDES; this is encoded by the coding sequence ATGGCGCGAGAAGTCACACACACCGAAACCGGACCGCAGCGGCTCGACGAGGACGACATGGGCGACGACGGGGCGATCTTCGTCTGTCGGTGCGGGCTCTCCGCGAACAAGCCGTTCTGTGACGGGTCACACAACGCGACCCGCGACGAAGAGGAGGGCGCGGTGTACAAGTACGAAAACGACGACAGCGACGGCCCTCGAAGGGAAATCGAAGAGATCGTGTTCCGCGACGAAAGCTGA
- a CDS encoding HAMP domain-containing sensor histidine kinase: MSTRRLLALSPVNITFVYLGFGILWIATTDSAVVLFVADPDVAAFLQTIKGWVFVALSAGLIFGLTRVRERRLEQSEQRLRTATEQIQVLHRVLRHNIRNDVNVIHGYVDMVYDELDTSESKAKLDHALERSRRIATMSDKIRILGELDITDETYGTVDLVRVTERCLEEASFEDTPDITVTSTVPERAPVQATPAIRHGIEELLENAIEHADGADDAVRLTIEIRRTNGEIELVIADDGPGIPPHELAPLEAESESELRHMSGVGLWIAKWVCEVHDGTIDVETGNDGTSATLRFHAATEPVSVEAAIERARESLPDSAPVPA, from the coding sequence CTGTCCCCGGTGAATATTACGTTCGTGTACCTCGGGTTCGGAATCCTCTGGATCGCAACCACGGACTCCGCCGTCGTGCTTTTCGTCGCCGACCCGGACGTCGCTGCCTTCCTCCAGACGATCAAAGGCTGGGTCTTTGTGGCACTGTCAGCGGGTCTGATCTTCGGACTCACGCGGGTGCGTGAGCGACGGCTCGAACAGTCGGAACAGCGTCTCCGCACCGCCACCGAGCAGATCCAGGTACTCCACCGGGTGCTCCGGCACAACATCCGGAACGACGTCAACGTGATTCACGGCTACGTAGACATGGTTTACGACGAACTGGATACGTCGGAATCGAAAGCAAAACTCGACCACGCCCTCGAGCGTTCCAGACGGATCGCGACGATGAGCGACAAGATCCGGATCCTGGGCGAGCTCGACATCACCGACGAAACCTACGGGACAGTCGATCTCGTTCGGGTAACAGAACGCTGTCTCGAGGAGGCCAGTTTCGAGGACACTCCCGACATCACGGTTACCTCGACTGTTCCCGAACGAGCACCGGTACAGGCGACCCCGGCGATACGACACGGGATCGAAGAACTGCTCGAAAACGCGATCGAACACGCCGACGGCGCCGACGACGCGGTTCGGCTCACGATCGAGATTCGCCGGACCAACGGCGAGATCGAGCTGGTGATCGCGGACGACGGCCCCGGAATCCCGCCGCACGAACTGGCTCCCCTGGAGGCGGAATCGGAGTCTGAACTCCGGCACATGAGCGGCGTCGGACTGTGGATCGCGAAGTGGGTCTGTGAAGTACACGACGGGACGATCGACGTGGAAACCGGGAACGACGGAACCTCCGCGACGCTTCGATTCCATGCAGCGACCGAACCGGTGAGCGTCGAAGCGGCGATCGAACGAGCCAGAGAATCGCTTCCCGATTCAGCGCCAGTTCCGGCGTGA